AGGTGGGCCAGTGTGTGATTATCGGTAAGGTCATTGATCCCTACTACTTCGATATCCGGATTCTCCAATAGATTGCGGAAGGTCAACCTTCCTATTCTACCAAATCCATTAATTGCAACTTTCTTCTTTGACATAATTGTTTCGATAATTTCTGTGATACTCAGATGGAGAGGATACTCGCCATTCTTCGCATCTCTTCATCTATTTCTGATTTCTTAGCAATGGCCGCAGCAAATGGGACCAACTCAAGCCGGTTGTTCACGGTGGCCACCATCTGTTCGCGAGAACCTTTGATCAATGCCTCTACCGCACGTACGCCCATCTGACTCGCCAGCACGCGGTCAAAACAGGTCGGGCTTCCTCCGCGCTGCAAGTGACCGAGGATGGTCACTTTGGTATCATAGTTCGAGTAGCGTTCATTGACCTGTCGAGCTACTTCGTAGGCTCCTCCATAGCTCTCGCCTTCGGCCACGATGACCACGCTCGAGGTCTTATTATTGGCCGCCCCATATTCCAGGATCTTGACCAGCTCATCGATGCTACGTTTCTGCTCGGGGAGCATCACCGCGATGGCACCGGTAGCGACTCCGGCACGCAAGGCCAAGAATCCCGAATCCCTTCCCATCACCTCCACAAAGAAGAGACGGTCATGCGATGAGGCCGTATCCCTGATCTTGTCCACACACTCGGTGATCACATTGGTGGCCGTATCGTATCCGATGGTGTAGTCGGTGCCGTAGAGATCATTATCGATGGTGCCCGGAATACCGATCGTAGGGATATCGAATTCTTGAGTGAAGACACTGGCCCCGGTGAAGGTCCCGTTCCCTCCGATGACGATTAATCCATCGACATCCAATTCTTTCAGATTGTCGTAGGCTTTTTGTCTTCCCTCTTTAGAGCGGAAATCCTCGCTTCGTG
The genomic region above belongs to Flavobacteriales bacterium and contains:
- the pfkA gene encoding 6-phosphofructokinase, whose amino-acid sequence is MENQQSHSLRSLAFLTSGGDAPGMNAAIRAVVRACVYYGIVPYGVKRGYQGMIEGEIEKMHVRSVSRILSQGGTILKSSRSEDFRSKEGRQKAYDNLKELDVDGLIVIGGNGTFTGASVFTQEFDIPTIGIPGTIDNDLYGTDYTIGYDTATNVITECVDKIRDTASSHDRLFFVEVMGRDSGFLALRAGVATGAIAVMLPEQKRSIDELVKILEYGAANNKTSSVVIVAEGESYGGAYEVARQVNERYSNYDTKVTILGHLQRGGSPTCFDRVLASQMGVRAVEALIKGSREQMVATVNNRLELVPFAAAIAKKSEIDEEMRRMASILSI
- a CDS encoding type I glyceraldehyde-3-phosphate dehydrogenase — protein: MSKKKVAINGFGRIGRLTFRNLLENPDIEVVGINDLTDNHTLAHL